AGGGCCCGCGCAATGCGCCGACCGCACTCAACGCGGTTTTCAACATTGCCCAGTTCTGGGATGGTCGTGCAGAAGACCTGAAGGCTCAGGCCAAGGGGCCGGTGCAGGCCGGCGTGGAAATGGCGAATACCCCGACCCAGGTCGTGGCGACGCTGAAGTCGATGCCGCAATATGTCGAATGGTTCAAGGCGGCCTTCCCGGGCGAGGAAGATCCGGTCACCTTCGACAATTTTGCCAAGGCGATCGAGGCATTCGAAGCAACTCTGATCACGCCCGCACCGTTCGACGCCTATCTGAACGGTGATGATGGCGCCATGACCACGGAACAGAAGCAGGGCCTGGCGCTCTTCATGGATAAGGGATGTTCGTCCTGCCATACCGGCATCAATGTCGGCGGCGAGGGGTATTACCCCTTCGGTTTGATCGAGAAGCCCGGTGCTGACGTTCTACCCGAAAACGACAAGGGGCGCTTTGCCGTCACCAACACTGCGGACGACTCCTACGTCTTCCGCGCCGCACCTCTGCGCAACGTCGCCCTGACGGCTCCTTACTTCCATTCCGGCAAGGTCTGGAACCTCAAGCAGGCCGTTGCCATCATGGGTACGGCCCAGTTGGGTGAGGAACTGAACGATGAAGAAGTCAACCTGATCGTCGCATTCCTCGACTCGCTGACTGGCAAGATGCCGGAAGTCAGCTATCCGGTGCTGCCCGCCGAAACGGACGCCACACCCAAGCCGAGCGGCGAGGTGGTCAAGAACTGATCCGGCGTGAATGCCAAAAAAGAGGAGGGCCGCCGGAAATCCGGCGGCCCTCCTGCATTATGAGAGAAAACTCAGTTGAAGCGAATGATCGCGACTTCGCCTTCGAGGGCACCCTGATACGCCGAGGCATGCGGCTCTTCATCCGGCGGAGCGGTGACCATTCCAATCTGGTCGAGGTCTGCCTCGAGGAAACCTTCCTCTGCCAGAGCGTTGAGGGCCGCACGAACGGCAGAATCGTCATCGGCTGCGGTCAGCATGATATGCAGGTCGATGCCTTCGTCGCCTTCGACCTCGTAGGCCTTGGCGATGATGATGAACACCATCGGCTCGTCGAAATTGTTGTCGTTGTCTGGCGTGGAGATCATCGTGTTGGTCTTTTCCGGCCTGGTTGATTCCCCCGGTCGAATCGAGAGGGGAAGGAGAGGGGCGCCCCATTCGGCTTTCGCCATTATCTAGGGTGTTTTGATCGAATGCCAAAGGCAATTTATTGCAACCCGTCCGTTTTGGGTGCAGAAGGGGTGTCACAGCGGCGCGGAGGCCCTGCGTTCCGGCATTAAATTGCGATAGAGACTTGACGGAACCGGGTGAAAACAGTAGTACGCCCGCCATCGGAGCCTATGTGAGGTTAGGCTTTTCGGAACGTCTCGTTCCGGAGTTCGCCTCAAACAGGGTCCTTTTCGCACGTTGACGAACACAAATGCCGCACGCAAGACGCGCCGAGTGTGCGTCCTCTGCTTTCTGTGGTCCATCCGTGAATAGCGGATAGGGCCACATTTTGCGCATGAAGGAAATTGTGCGATCGCTGCCGGCAACGGCTAAACGGGGCCTGAGAGGGCTTTAGAGACAAGATTTTGCAAGGGATGGGTATATGCCTACCGTAAACCAGCTTATCCGCAAGCCGCGTCAGGCACAGGTAAAGCGCAACAAGGTTCCTGCTCTGCAGGAAAATCCGCAGAAGCGCGGCGTTTGCACCCGCGTCTACACCACGACCCCGAAGAAGCCGAACTCGGCTCTGCGTAAGGTCGCCAAGATCCGCCTGACCAATGGCTTCGAAGTCATCGGCTACATTCCGGGTGAAGGTCACAACCTGCAGGAACACTCCGTCGTCATGATCCGTGGCGGTCGTGTAAAGGACTTGCCGGGTGTGCGTTACCACATCATCCGCGGCGTTCTCGATACCCAGGGTGTCAAGAACCGTAAGCAGCGCCGTTCGAAGTACGGTGCAAAGCGTCCGAAGTAATTCGGCAATCAGATTTAACGGCGCTGCGCGAGGTTCTCCGCGTGGTATAGCGTCATCAAAAGTTGAGAGACAAATAGTATGTCCCGTCGCCATAGTGCAGAAAAGCGC
The window above is part of the Rhizobium sp. ACO-34A genome. Proteins encoded here:
- a CDS encoding cytochrome C peroxidase, which encodes MKRLLTSVAVLLLATSAFSADPVPADLRETALSTFKPLPSTIPAVANNPITPEKIALGKALFFDPRMSASGVFSCNSCHNLATGGDDNLETSIGHGWQKGPRNAPTALNAVFNIAQFWDGRAEDLKAQAKGPVQAGVEMANTPTQVVATLKSMPQYVEWFKAAFPGEEDPVTFDNFAKAIEAFEATLITPAPFDAYLNGDDGAMTTEQKQGLALFMDKGCSSCHTGINVGGEGYYPFGLIEKPGADVLPENDKGRFAVTNTADDSYVFRAAPLRNVALTAPYFHSGKVWNLKQAVAIMGTAQLGEELNDEEVNLIVAFLDSLTGKMPEVSYPVLPAETDATPKPSGEVVKN
- a CDS encoding 30S ribosomal protein S12; amino-acid sequence: MPTVNQLIRKPRQAQVKRNKVPALQENPQKRGVCTRVYTTTPKKPNSALRKVAKIRLTNGFEVIGYIPGEGHNLQEHSVVMIRGGRVKDLPGVRYHIIRGVLDTQGVKNRKQRRSKYGAKRPK
- a CDS encoding transcriptional regulator, which translates into the protein MISTPDNDNNFDEPMVFIIIAKAYEVEGDEGIDLHIMLTAADDDSAVRAALNALAEEGFLEADLDQIGMVTAPPDEEPHASAYQGALEGEVAIIRFN